TTTACATCCGGGACCCGGCCCTCGGCCACGATCTCGTCATTGATGATTAATGCCGGCGTCATCATCACGCCACGTTCGGAGATCTGGTAGAGCGTCTCGATCTTGACCAGATCGACCGCGATATTCAGTTCTTTAATTGCCTGTTCGGTGTTGGCGAAAAGCCGTTTGCATTTCGTACACCTGGTTCCAAGTACTTCGATTGTTGTCATGATAGCTCCAATGGATATTCAACTTTTTTTGTATTAGATGTTTGTGATCGGGAAACCTACGGGAAGAATATCCCAAACAGGAATCCTGCGATCGTCGCAAAACCGACCACGAGGGCGGTATATACGAGGGTTTTCTTCGCGCCGATCAGCCGGTAGATAACCAGCAGGCTCGGCAGACTGATCGTCGGCCCGGTCAGAAGCAGGGAAAGGGCAGGGCCTTTTGCCATGGCTCCGGACAGGTATCCGAGCGTTGTTCCAATCACCGGCACTTCCAAAAGCGTCGGGATGTACAGGATCATTCCCACCACGGACGCTAAAAACGTCGAGGCAAGCGAGGTCTCGCCGAAGTACGGACTGAAGAACTCTGCCGGCAGGAAGAACGAAAGAACACCGAGCGCGAACGTACCAATGATCAGGATCGGGAAGATCTTCTTGGTCAGATCCCAGATCTCCATTCCCCAGTCGGTGACCTCGTCTCTGGTGAAGTAGTAGATCAGCAGAAGGGCGATCCCGATCGAAAGGGCATACACGATACCCAGACGGATGAAGGCATCAAGGGCCGATGTCCCGACCAGAAGGATCGCAACGAGCATGACGAAGAAGAGCGGGACCACCCATTTGAGGCGGGTCGCCTCCTGGGCCATGACGGCTTTTCGTGCGGCGCCGAAGGTTTTCTTCGTCTCGGCGTCGTGGGCGGGAAACAGTTTCATCATGATCAGACCGATCAGGATCGATATGCCGACCGCGGCAACCGCCCGGGCGACGCCGATATCCAGACCGAGAACCTGCGCCGTATAGACGATCGCCAGAATGTTGATCGCCGGTCCTGCAACCAGGAACGTTATTGCCGGGCCAAGCCCGCTTCCTTTTTTCAGGATGCCGGCAAACATCGGCAGGATCGTGCAGCTGCAGACGGCAAGCACCGTGCCCGATACGGACGCGATCCCGTAGGATACCGTTTTTTTCGTTTCAGGGCTGAAATATTTCAGAATGGCATCTTTTTTCACGAAGGTTGCGATCGCGCCGGCGATGAAAAACGCCGGAACGAGGCACGTAATAACGTGCTGTGAAAGATAGCCGATCAGAGTGTCCCATCCGAGAAGGAGCGAACCGAGTATTATGTCAATCATCGTTTCTTAACCTCATGGATCATCATTTCAATTTTTGTTGAATTAATTATTGACGGACAAAAGATATATAGTTATACATTTCATAATATTTTGAAATAGATGACCGATATGCCATTACCCGTTTCAAGCGAAGCTGCAGATGAAGAGTGCCGGGTCCGGTGCGAGATTCCGGACGTTATCCGGTCGGATTTAGTTCAGATCGGCGGCATTCCGGGACTGAAGACCCGTCTCCCCTCTCCGGAACGTATCGGCGAGATCAGCGCGACGCATCACGCGCTTTCCGATCCAGTCCGTGTCTCGATTCTGCATCTCCTTGCCATACAGCCGCTTTGCGTCTGCGTGATCCGGGAATGCATAGGGATTTCCGGTTCGAAACTCTCCTACCATCTGAATATTTTAAAAGAGAACGGCCTGATAACGGCCGACCAGCAGGGAAACTGGATCATCTACCGGATCACGGCAAAGGGCGGCATCTTCGCCGAAGAACCGGTACGAATGTAGGTCAGTCCAGTTCCCGATTCGGGAACCGGTCTTTCGTGGCGTTTGCGATTTTAACAAGCATCAGCATCACCGGCACTTCGACCAAGACCCCGACGATCGTCACCAGAGCGACCGGACTGTTGGTTCCATACAGCGCAATGGAGACGGCGACGGCAAGTTCGAAGAAGTTCGAGGCGCCGATCATGCCTGCCGGTGCGGCTATGCTGTGGGGAAGGTTCAGCACTCTTCCCGCCCCGTAGGTGAGGAAGAAGATCAGCACGGTCTGAATAATCAGGGGCACGGCGATCAAAACGATGTGCTGCGGATTTTCCAGAATAAGCGTCCCCTGGAACGAGAAGATGATCACAAGCGTGAGCAGCAGACCGACGATGGTTATGTGGTCGAACTTCGGGATGAACGTCCCGGTAAAATACTCCTCGCCTTTTTTCCTGATGAGATACACTCTTGTGAGGACACCACCCACAAGGGGGATCACGACGAACAGGACGACCGAAAGAAACAGCGTGGCCCATGGAATGGTGACGCCGGAGATTCCGAGCAGGAATGCGACGATTGGAACGAAAGCGACGAGAATGATCAGATCATTGGTTGCGACCTGAACGACCGTGTAGGCGGCGTTTCCTTTTGTTAGATAACTCCATACAAACACCATCGCCGTACATGGGGCGGCGCCTAAAAGAACTGCGCCGATCAGATAATCCTGGGCGAGCTCCGGAGGAATGAGGGCGCTGAACACGATGTAGAAGAAGAATGCTGAGATCGCAAACATCGTGAACGGTTTGATCAGCCAGTTGACGATCCAGGTAAGGACGAGTCCTTTGGGATTTTTTCCGACGTATTTTACGCTCTTGAAATCCACTTTCAGCATCATCGGGTAGATCATGACCCAGATGAGTATCGCAATCGGGATGGAGACGTTCGCATACTCGAACGTGCCCAGAAATGCCGGGATGGACGGCAGGAACCTGCCGATCAGAACACCGACGATCATGCAGATGATCACCCAGAGGGTGAGGTATTTGCCGAACATCCCAAGGCCTGCAGAATTGTTTTTTGTCATAGCATCACTCTTTCAATGATTGTACATTTGCTTTGATTTCGGCGATCGCCCGGAGATACGCCTCATCTCCTTTTCCGACCGGGTCGTCGATCTGCCAGGCGATACGCTTTGTTCCGGGAATCACGGGGCAGGCGACCCCGCATCCCATCGTGACGATGATGTTGATATCCGGCAGATCGGAGATATGTTTCGGCCGCATTGTCGAGAGATCGATCCCGTAGATCTCCTGCATCAGACGGACGGCTGTCGGATCGACCCTGTCTCCCGGATCGCTGCCTGCCGAGTAGCAGGTGAAGATGTCGCCTGCGAAATGCCGGCAGAGCGCCTCTGCGATCTGGGATCTGCAGGAGTTTTTGATGCAGAGAAAGGCGATCCTTTTCATACGATCACCTGGACGGCAAGTCCCGTCAGCACGGCCGCAAGAAAGATCGTCGCAACAAAAACCATCACGAACTGTTTTTTGAATATCGCTGAAAGCATGGTGATCTCCGGAATACTCATGCCTGCCCCGCCGATCAGAAGGGCGGGAACGGTCCCAACACCCATCCCTTTGCTTAAGAGGGCGGCGCTGATCGGGAGGATCGTCTCCGCTCTGATGTAGAGCGGGATTCCGATGATCGCGGCGACGGGAATCGCAAACAGATTCTTGGGTCCCGCGACGGCAAGGATCCAGTCGGCCGGCAGAAATCCGTAGATGAATGCCCCGATCGCGGCTCCAAGCAGCAGGTAGGGGATCATCTGCCGAAACGTCGTCCAGGCAAACATAATGATCCGTTTCCGTTTCGATCCGGTCTCTTCGGTCATTCCTTCGACGGCGACGGGTTTGACGTATTTTTTGAACCCGAGCTGCTCAAGGACGAGACCGATAACGACGGCGGCCGTAAACATCATCACGGCATACACGACGGTGATCTCTGGGCCAAACACGACGAGCATCATCGCAAGAATCACCGGGTTGAGAAGGGGCGACGCGAACAGAAAAGACATGGCGCTTGAAAACGCCACGCCCGACTTCAGAAATCCAAGCGTCACCGGGATCGTCGAGCAGGAACAGAACGGCGTGATCGCGCCGAACGCGGCCCCAATCACGCTTCCGCGGACCGAGCCGGAGTGCCCGAGGACTTTCTGCATCTTCTCTTTTGGGACATAGACGTTGAGCGCCCCAACGATCAGGCAGACGACGATGAAAAGTGCCGTAAGCTCCAGAGCTATGACCAGAAAATACTGTCCGGCGCTTAGGAGCGTTTCAGCAAAGCTCATTCAGATTTTCCAGAGCAGCAGGTATCTTTGCATGTACCGTTCGATTCGTCTTTTTCGTCACAGCAGGATTTTTCCGGCACGATTTTGATATTACAGCAGCAGGAACAGTTTTCTGCGGTGATTGCTTTCTTCATCTTTCCAAATATGGAGGTCTTTTTTTTCTTCGGTCATGATTCATCACATTTTGTTTTAGCGTGCATTTCTCTAAGTTTGTGCAAAAGGGCTTTGTCGGTGTTCGTGGTCGAAAGGCCGGCGCAGATTTTTTCCAGAGCTCGGGAAAGTTCAGGGTTCCAAGCCGCAAACTCATCGCTGATTTTGTAGTAGGCCCACTGGGCTTGTTTTCTGCTCTGG
The sequence above is a segment of the uncultured Methanocorpusculum sp. genome. Coding sequences within it:
- the arsB gene encoding ACR3 family arsenite efflux transporter codes for the protein MTKNNSAGLGMFGKYLTLWVIICMIVGVLIGRFLPSIPAFLGTFEYANVSIPIAILIWVMIYPMMLKVDFKSVKYVGKNPKGLVLTWIVNWLIKPFTMFAISAFFFYIVFSALIPPELAQDYLIGAVLLGAAPCTAMVFVWSYLTKGNAAYTVVQVATNDLIILVAFVPIVAFLLGISGVTIPWATLFLSVVLFVVIPLVGGVLTRVYLIRKKGEEYFTGTFIPKFDHITIVGLLLTLVIIFSFQGTLILENPQHIVLIAVPLIIQTVLIFFLTYGAGRVLNLPHSIAAPAGMIGASNFFELAVAVSIALYGTNSPVALVTIVGVLVEVPVMLMLVKIANATKDRFPNRELD
- a CDS encoding permease, which encodes MIDIILGSLLLGWDTLIGYLSQHVITCLVPAFFIAGAIATFVKKDAILKYFSPETKKTVSYGIASVSGTVLAVCSCTILPMFAGILKKGSGLGPAITFLVAGPAINILAIVYTAQVLGLDIGVARAVAAVGISILIGLIMMKLFPAHDAETKKTFGAARKAVMAQEATRLKWVVPLFFVMLVAILLVGTSALDAFIRLGIVYALSIGIALLLIYYFTRDEVTDWGMEIWDLTKKIFPILIIGTFALGVLSFFLPAEFFSPYFGETSLASTFLASVVGMILYIPTLLEVPVIGTTLGYLSGAMAKGPALSLLLTGPTISLPSLLVIYRLIGAKKTLVYTALVVGFATIAGFLFGIFFP
- a CDS encoding metalloregulator ArsR/SmtB family transcription factor; amino-acid sequence: MTDMPLPVSSEAADEECRVRCEIPDVIRSDLVQIGGIPGLKTRLPSPERIGEISATHHALSDPVRVSILHLLAIQPLCVCVIRECIGISGSKLSYHLNILKENGLITADQQGNWIIYRITAKGGIFAEEPVRM
- a CDS encoding thioredoxin family protein produces the protein MTTIEVLGTRCTKCKRLFANTEQAIKELNIAVDLVKIETLYQISERGVMMTPALIINDEIVAEGRVPDVKEIKALLSE
- a CDS encoding permease, whose amino-acid sequence is MSFAETLLSAGQYFLVIALELTALFIVVCLIVGALNVYVPKEKMQKVLGHSGSVRGSVIGAAFGAITPFCSCSTIPVTLGFLKSGVAFSSAMSFLFASPLLNPVILAMMLVVFGPEITVVYAVMMFTAAVVIGLVLEQLGFKKYVKPVAVEGMTEETGSKRKRIIMFAWTTFRQMIPYLLLGAAIGAFIYGFLPADWILAVAGPKNLFAIPVAAIIGIPLYIRAETILPISAALLSKGMGVGTVPALLIGGAGMSIPEITMLSAIFKKQFVMVFVATIFLAAVLTGLAVQVIV
- a CDS encoding arsenate reductase ArsC; translation: MKRIAFLCIKNSCRSQIAEALCRHFAGDIFTCYSAGSDPGDRVDPTAVRLMQEIYGIDLSTMRPKHISDLPDINIIVTMGCGVACPVIPGTKRIAWQIDDPVGKGDEAYLRAIAEIKANVQSLKE
- a CDS encoding metalloregulator ArsR/SmtB family transcription factor, producing MSDPETIFKACGDTTRLRILALLQGNELCVCEIEAALSLSQPNASRSLTILKNAGIIQSRKQAQWAYYKISDEFAAWNPELSRALEKICAGLSTTNTDKALLHKLREMHAKTKCDES